A genomic stretch from Chryseobacterium sp. SNU WT5 includes:
- a CDS encoding DUF763 domain-containing protein: MKRSGSADLPLHYGYVPQWLYERMSKLGLSVIEVLLSDYGKDEVIRRMSDPFWFQCFGAVMGMDWHSSGVTTSVMGALKRAINPNSKALGIYIAGGKGKSSLQTPNELLKISEITGLNGLELVRASKLSAKVDNTAMQDGYQLYTHNFMLTDEGQWAVIQQGMNVNDKTARRYHWHSENLKSFIEEPHTGIEGMNQGRILNLTSQDAKENRSGILDISQTNSEKIMSDFARLILPAHHDIQASDVDLKRLGALLYMTRETPPENFEELLLMKGVGPRTLQSLALVSEVIHGAPSRFQDPARFAFAHGGKDGHPFPVPLKIYDETISILQKGIEKSKLGNSDQLKSVEKLHRMMAKAEEHFEPNFDINEVIEEERANSWKYGGKTVFGDAEKPKGQQTIQLSLF, translated from the coding sequence ATGAAACGATCCGGTTCAGCAGATTTACCACTTCACTACGGCTATGTACCACAATGGCTTTATGAGCGTATGTCTAAACTCGGCTTGTCTGTCATAGAGGTTCTACTGAGTGATTACGGCAAAGATGAGGTCATCCGGCGAATGAGCGATCCTTTTTGGTTTCAGTGTTTTGGTGCAGTCATGGGAATGGATTGGCATTCTTCAGGTGTCACCACTTCAGTCATGGGTGCATTAAAAAGAGCCATTAACCCCAATTCAAAAGCTCTCGGAATATATATCGCTGGCGGAAAGGGGAAATCATCACTTCAAACACCAAATGAACTGCTGAAAATTTCGGAAATTACGGGTTTAAATGGACTGGAATTAGTTCGAGCCAGTAAACTCTCTGCAAAAGTTGATAATACCGCGATGCAAGATGGTTACCAACTCTATACGCATAATTTCATGCTGACGGATGAAGGACAATGGGCTGTCATTCAGCAGGGAATGAATGTGAACGATAAAACCGCACGGCGCTATCACTGGCATTCCGAAAATTTAAAATCTTTTATCGAAGAACCACATACTGGAATTGAAGGAATGAATCAAGGGAGAATTCTAAATCTTACGTCCCAAGATGCGAAAGAAAACCGCTCCGGAATTCTGGATATTTCTCAAACCAATTCTGAAAAGATCATGTCGGATTTTGCCCGTTTAATTTTACCTGCTCATCACGATATACAGGCTTCCGATGTCGACTTAAAACGGCTAGGCGCCTTACTTTACATGACGAGAGAAACGCCGCCCGAAAATTTCGAAGAATTATTATTAATGAAAGGAGTTGGTCCCAGAACTTTGCAAAGCTTGGCATTGGTTAGTGAAGTGATTCACGGAGCACCGTCGAGATTTCAGGATCCTGCAAGGTTTGCCTTTGCACACGGCGGAAAAGACGGACATCCGTTTCCTGTTCCCCTAAAAATTTATGATGAAACAATTTCTATTCTTCAAAAAGGAATTGAAAAATCCAAGCTGGGAAATTCCGATCAGTTAAAATCAGTCGAAAAACTACATCGGATGATGGCAAAAGCCGAAGAGCATTTTGAACCTAATTTTGACATTAATGAAGTCATAGAAGAAGAACGCGCAAATTCCTGGAAATACGGAGGCAAAACCGTCTTTGGAGACGCAGAAAAACCCAAAGGTCAGCAGACAATTCAACTCTCCTTATTTTAA
- the tpx gene encoding thiol peroxidase, whose product MADITLHDNPVHTVGNLPEVGSTVKNFKLINGELKEKTNDDFSGKKKIFNIFPSIDTGVCQAAARKFNEKAADLDNTVVINVSKDLPFALNRFCAAEGLDNVVSLSDYRGSFGNDYGVQISDSPMEGLLSRAVIVTDENGKVLYTEQVPEIAQEPNYDKALDALK is encoded by the coding sequence ATGGCAGATATTACATTACATGACAATCCGGTTCATACCGTTGGGAACTTGCCGGAAGTAGGAAGTACAGTAAAAAACTTTAAACTGATCAATGGTGAATTAAAAGAGAAAACAAATGATGATTTTTCTGGCAAGAAAAAGATTTTCAATATTTTTCCGAGTATCGACACCGGCGTTTGTCAGGCCGCAGCAAGAAAATTCAATGAGAAAGCTGCCGATTTAGATAATACAGTAGTAATCAATGTTTCTAAAGATTTGCCTTTCGCGTTAAACCGTTTCTGTGCCGCAGAAGGTTTAGATAATGTAGTAAGTTTATCCGATTATCGGGGGTCTTTTGGAAATGATTACGGAGTACAGATTTCGGACTCTCCAATGGAAGGGCTTTTGAGTCGTGCGGTTATTGTTACCGATGAGAACGGAAAAGTACTTTACACCGAACAGGTTCCTGAAATTGCGCAAGAGCCTAATTATGATAAAGCTTTAGATGCTTTAAAATAA
- a CDS encoding adenine nucleotide alpha hydrolase, whose protein sequence is MKKAVFNWSGGKDSALALQKIIQENEYEVISLLTTFSKETLKSSMHNISLDILTKQAESIGIPLYTVFFAKELNNYDEKMREAVDHFKQQNVAHFIFGDIHLFDVKTYRESKLNPLGIEVLEPLWGKTSEEIMEDLLRSGIKTKIIITQADKLDSSFIGKDLDADLVRLFPSDIDICGEEGEYHTLAYEGGPFKKKVEFLISEANKISHEFKLDDGELKTFEYWQAEVTCIHNL, encoded by the coding sequence ATGAAAAAAGCAGTATTTAACTGGAGTGGCGGAAAAGACTCGGCCTTAGCACTTCAAAAAATAATCCAGGAAAATGAATATGAAGTTATTTCATTACTTACAACCTTTAGTAAAGAGACTCTTAAATCTTCAATGCATAATATTTCATTAGATATATTAACAAAACAAGCAGAAAGCATTGGCATTCCTCTTTACACCGTCTTTTTTGCTAAAGAACTGAATAATTACGATGAGAAGATGAGAGAAGCTGTTGATCATTTTAAACAACAGAATGTCGCTCATTTTATCTTTGGAGACATCCATTTATTTGATGTTAAAACTTATCGGGAAAGCAAACTTAATCCTTTAGGAATTGAAGTATTAGAACCACTTTGGGGCAAAACATCAGAAGAAATCATGGAAGATTTATTACGATCGGGAATTAAGACGAAAATTATCATTACTCAGGCGGACAAATTAGATTCCAGTTTTATCGGTAAAGATTTAGACGCGGATTTAGTTCGACTCTTCCCTTCAGATATCGATATTTGTGGAGAGGAGGGTGAATATCATACTTTGGCTTATGAAGGCGGTCCGTTTAAGAAAAAGGTTGAATTTTTAATTTCAGAAGCCAACAAAATATCTCACGAATTTAAATTGGATGATGGAGAACTTAAGACTTTTGAGTATTGGCAAGCAGAAGTAACCTGTATCCATAATTTATAA
- a CDS encoding arsenite methyltransferase encodes MNTNEEIKEMVKQKYSEIALQNQETNASSCCGSGGCTTEVYNVMSDEYDHLEGYSMEADLKLGCGLPTEFAKIKSGDTVVDLGSGAGNDCFVARHETGETGKVIGIDFTPEMIGKARINADKLNYNNVEFRLGDIENIPTTSNIADVVVSNCVMNLVPDKPKAFAEVHRILKMGGHFSISDIVLTGDLPEKIKNAAEMYAGCVASAIQKEDYLNIIKNSGFKNITIQKEKPIIIPNDILKNYLNESEIEIYNSNKNVIFSITVYAEKQQECCGPTCC; translated from the coding sequence CATCCTGCTGTGGAAGTGGAGGTTGTACAACAGAAGTTTATAATGTAATGAGCGATGAATATGATCATTTAGAAGGATACAGCATGGAAGCAGATTTAAAATTAGGCTGCGGATTGCCTACAGAATTTGCAAAGATAAAGTCGGGAGATACCGTGGTCGATCTAGGAAGCGGAGCCGGTAACGACTGTTTTGTTGCCCGACATGAAACTGGTGAAACCGGAAAAGTGATCGGTATTGATTTTACACCAGAAATGATTGGCAAGGCTAGAATTAATGCCGATAAATTGAATTATAATAATGTAGAATTCCGTTTAGGAGACATCGAAAATATTCCGACGACAAGCAATATTGCTGATGTCGTGGTCAGTAATTGCGTGATGAACTTGGTTCCCGACAAACCAAAAGCTTTTGCTGAAGTCCACCGTATACTAAAAATGGGCGGTCATTTCAGTATTTCAGATATTGTTTTGACTGGTGACCTTCCAGAAAAAATTAAAAATGCGGCAGAAATGTATGCTGGGTGTGTAGCAAGTGCCATTCAGAAAGAGGATTATTTGAATATTATTAAAAATTCAGGTTTTAAAAATATCACGATTCAAAAAGAAAAACCGATTATCATTCCAAATGATATTTTGAAAAACTATCTGAATGAATCTGAAATAGAAATTTATAACTCGAATAAGAATGTCATTTTCAGTATTACTGTTTATGCAGAGAAACAACAGGAATGTTGCGGCCCGACTTGCTGTTAG